CCTTGACAGACAACATAAAAGTAGAAGTAAGAAGATACATCTATACACATCAGATGCTGCTTCAGCAAAGGGCATCAAGACAAACAAAGTTCTGAGGCCTGTGTGTGCGTAATAACATCAAGCAGCAGGGTATATGCAAACCACTCCCACGTCTACCTGTGGTTTGCATATGCCCTGCTGCTTGATGTTATTACGCACACACAGACCTCAGAGAAAAAGGTTACTGGGGCTTAAATTATTCTCTGCCTGTACTCTCTGAATGTGTGCAGTTGCTTTAACAAACACATGAAGTTGTGAAGTTTATACCACAGAATCTCTGCCAAGGTTCTTGGAGCAGGCAGAactcaaatgcaggactcaaatGTGGACTCCGGGTCAGAGTTCAATGCATTTACAGTGAATTTTCTATAACATCCAAATGAAAAACAGTGACAGTCCCAGTCTCCTTTTAGGCTCTCCACAGAATCCAAAGAATTTCAAATCCAAATGCTCACTTCAAGACAAGAGGCTGCTCACAATTGCGTGTCCATGGGTTTCAAGGTTTCAAGCAAACCTCTGCACTGGAAAAGCAGGTAAGAAACTCTTTCACAGGCAAGTGAACAACATTCACAGTGTCGAAGAGCTGGGAAACACTAGTGCAACGATCCAGTGAAGACTGGCACTCAGCCATTTCCTCAAACAGCATCCTGAGCCATGATTTCCATCACTGAATCAtctggttttttgttgtttgtttgcttgttttgtctGGCAGCTTTTGCAATCAGAATTATGTTCTAAATGCACTGTTGTGCCatcacattttgcttttccaagagTAGCTCTATAAGTTTTCTACAGGCtcctcttgttaatgtgtttcttttatctgtttatttatgaatttttattactgttatttcaGTTATGACATTATAGTTGTAGTatgacaattttttaaaaagaaaggggGAGAAAATAGGAGAATTTATAAGCATTtgtaacacaaaaacataaatacgAATACATGAAGCAACAACTGAACAACATTtacacaagctgaaagtcagatcAGACCAAAATTGAACTCTTTGAATGCCATAATACACACCATGTTTGTAGGTCAATAGACACTGCATATCACCCCAAAAATACTACACCAAGAGTGAGGTGGGATTATCACAGTGTGGGGCTGTTTTCCAGCTTTACGACACTGGCACACTTCATATAATTGAAGGAAGAATGAATGGAAAAATGTACCGAGACATTCTTGATAAAAATCTGCTGCCATCTACCAGGATGACGAAGATGAAATGAGGGTGGATGTTTCAGCAAAACAATGATGAGAAGCACACAGCCAAGGAAACTCTCAGTTGggttcagaaaaagaaaaagtttgctAGAATAGCCGAACCTGACCTGAATCCAGCTGAAAATGTAAAGAACCAAAGCTCAGAGTTTATAGAAGGGCCCACAAAACTTCAGGGTTTTAAGACTTTTGTGTGGACAAATGAACCAAAATCAAACCTGAGCAATGCATGTGACTAGGTTCTCCATACAGCCAACAAGGTTTTTGTatgaaatgttaaataaattTCAATAAGCATTTTCAAAACTTTTTCCCTGTGTGATTTCTCATtatcgccctatgacagctgggataggctcctgcGCCCCCCGCGACGCGAATGGATGGATTTCTCATTATTGCACATAACATCAgtggtttgatttctttgcatttGTGGATTGGATGGGTTGTTACTGAAATCTAGTGAGACTTTCACATCAAtagcacctttagaaatatatatttacttggaaaaaagcatgttttttcattgtacatttatttgttttatacacCTTATTATGGCAAAGAATAATTGTCTGTAATAATATATCGTGCGAAATCTGCAGTTTGTCATGTAAACCATTTACCGATCTGCTCCTGCCCCTCTTCTTAGTTGGTTTCTGCTCACATCTCCGTCCATCCCTCCCCCACAAACCTCAAAAATGGTTGCCCTATATTGCAGTAAAGAAGCCAGAAACACTCACCAATTGTATTCATGTTGGAAATGAACAAATCAGTAAGCTTTACTGTGCAAATGTTGTGCTCCACGGTAATATTAATTCTATAGATAAAGTAATAAATAGCTTTGGTGATCATTTTGCATACTTCCTGTTGGACAGTCACTGTACCTCCTGCATAGCTTTCATTCATTTCTGAGAGTTTAAtaacttttaaacttttatttttaatgacacaTTATGGAGCATGATTGATAAATTCAGGAAGCTAAATAATGATACTGTACTTCTAAGAAAACTCATAAGGGCTTTGAGATTGCTGCGGTGAAGTTGACAAAGAGTAGAGGTTGTTCTTGGTCATAACTTCATACACATAATCATCTGGTTCTTGCTGGGAACTCCTGGATAATCTTCTGCAGCTCTTCCCTTGTTTCACCTGTCGGTAGTATGTATGTCAAAGGGGAAAGTGAGTCataatgttattaataattCATCTGTTATATAACCTGTGCTAACATGTGAATAGTTTATAGTCTTCCAAGAAGCAGCAGAACAAGAAGTATAAATACAGCAGTGGTTTTAGATGTTATCAGTCTCTCAGCACAACAACATCTATCATGGTCACAACAGTTACACCAAAGTGTTGTGAAACTctacagacagacaggcagtgTGTCATAGCTTGCAGAACTGGAATAGATTATCTTGCATactgtaaaaacatttttaactccCTGAGACTCTGTGTTCTCTTATGGGGACATTACTTTTGTGACTTTTTTGCACCTTAAACTCTTTTCTGATGCAGTCTGTCCCCATATgaggatgtttttttgtttttttaaatacgaTATAGGACAGCTATGTAATCAAGTCAACTCACCTTGTGGACTATCAGTAGGATAAAGATTATGTTTAACAGCACGCTAAGGAACGTGCAGGTAATGACAACTAACACCAAGGTGCGAAGGTCATCTTGTCCCGGACATGGTGCCACCTCTGTGAGAATAAAGGGaaacaaatgtgttgtcttCTTGCAGCTGCACAAAAGATTTGCTATAATTATTACATTCATGGAATTTCTTTAGCTTGCAGACCACTCACTAAGAGTAAATTAGCAAATCCTAAACCTAAAGGAGAGAGCAAACTTAAACGTATTACATAGACAAGCAGAGATGTAAATGTACTTACGTAACACGTCGCGTATGATGTTTcagctcatttaaaaaaaatattagaaatattgaaacaatatgaaaaactatattaaaagcaaaaaactgtattttacaGAGGTCAAAGTGCTAAGTCTAGTTGCTGTTGTGTTAATATAGTGATTTTTCAAGGCTTTTTAATAAGTAGTGTTTGTATAGAGTGCTAGCCCttgccaaaaacaaaaaaaaaacacatttagctGTAACATCATGACTGTATAGGTAAAAAATTAAGTAGATCAATTAAATTGTTGCTTTTTCATACATATTTTTGAATTTTCTCAAAAAGTCAAAAGGTAAGGGTTATCTATTAAATATGTAAATGGGTACAGGGtatgcactgcactgcactgcactcgGCCGACTCTTTTGTGAGTTACTGGACAAGATTGTGGcatttttaacaagaagaaaacacacacacctcgTATGAAAACGGTGTAGACGTTGCACTCGACTCTATGGTTGAATTTTTTGTAAACACAAGAGTAGACACCAGAATCATCCACAGTCAGATTGGTCATGGTGATGTTATGGTTCATAAAACTTCCTTCAGTCTCAATCTTCCCTTCATATTGCGCTCGCACTGTAGCTTTGCTATTGATATAATTGCTATAAAAATACACCTCATTCTGTTTAGTAAAGTTATGATACAGATACATCCCAAGAAAACCATCAATGTTTTGGGGGCATCCTTCTGAGGAACACTTCAAGGTGATTATCTCACCAGGTTCTTTGACAATTATAGTGCTCTCTGTTacagaagaaacaaaatgtCTGATTAGATGATGTACAAATATAGGATAAGACAGAAACATCTGCACTAGAGACGCACAGCAAACATCAACGTGACATAAAACACTCATTAAAGCTATCCTTCTAAGTTGGTCATGTAAATATTGTTGCAAGCAGATTTCAGCTGtattaaaatcataaaatattttaagaaaatgAAGTGGACATACCTGAACTGGAACAAAACCCGATCAATAACATGGCCCAATAGAGCCGTGTCATCGTTGCAGAAGTGACAGCGTAAACTGGCTTTTTTTCTCATACTCTTTGTAGACACAGAAAGAGGTCACACACCAAGGGTTTCCTGCCTGTTTGATGTGGAGTGACAATGTGCGACATCCTGTGACAAAAGAAACTCTTCATTTACTATTATGATGATACTGATACAATGATAATACTGACTTGGATAGTGAAATTACCGCTAGCTTTTAAagatcaataaaaaa
This sequence is a window from Oreochromis niloticus isolate F11D_XX linkage group LG6, O_niloticus_UMD_NMBU, whole genome shotgun sequence. Protein-coding genes within it:
- the LOC109202424 gene encoding uncharacterized protein LOC109202424; this encodes MTRLYWAMLLIGFCSSSESTIIVKEPGEIITLKCSSEGCPQNIDGFLGMYLYHNFTKQNEVYFYSNYINSKATVRAQYEGKIETEGSFMNHNITMTNLTVDDSGVYSCVYKKFNHRVECNVYTVFIREVAPCPGQDDLRTLVLVVITCTFLSVLLNIIFILLIVHKVKQGKSCRRLSRSSQQEPDDYVYEVMTKNNLYSLSTSPQQSQSPYEFS